One genomic window of Geodermatophilus sp. DSM 44513 includes the following:
- the hrpA gene encoding ATP-dependent RNA helicase HrpA — translation MSTPPDDLRARLAGLTLEDAHRLRRRLDGTRTTRDVQARAGQRARIAADVAAAEERIARRRAAVPVLRYPADLPVSARRDDIAAALRDAQVVVVAGETGSGKTTQLPKIALELGRGVRGRIGHTQPRRIAARTVAERIAEELDTPLGDVVGWKVRFTDQVSDTTLVKVMTDGVLLAEIGRDRLLRQYDTLIIDEAHERSLNIDFLLGYLAQLLPRRPDLKVVITSATIDVDRVAKHFGNAPVVEVSGRTYPVEVRYRPVVDPDDPDSDPDRDQVTAIADAVDELAAEGPGDVLVFLAGEREIRDTADVLTERFPSVEVLPLYSRLSAADQHRVFARHTGRRVVLATNVAETSLTVPGIRYVVDPGTARISRYSSRLKVQRLPIEPVSQASARQRSGRCGRTSDGIAIRLYSEEDFDGRPEYTDPEILRTNLASVLLQMAALDLGDVADFPFIDPPDRRAVADGVALLEELGALDGAGALTPTGRALAALPLDPRMARMVVEADRRGVLEEVLVIAAGLTIQDPRERPTDHQQAADEMHARFAHEHSDFLALLDLWRYLGDQQEALSGSAFRRTLKREFLHYLRIREWQDLHGQLRSTARRLGMTTGEPAAEPDERGIHTALLAGLLSHVGVQLDDGKGQHRDRGPRGRGGREYLGARNARFVIAPGTPLAKKPPRWVVAAELVETSRLFARTVARVDPETVERLAGHLVHRQHSEPRWDAKRGSVVATERVTLYGIPLVVDRRVQYGSIDPVVSRELFIRHALVQGEWTTHHRFWHDNTEALRRVAELEERARRRDIRVDDETLFELYDARVPADVVSTRHFDRWWKSARRQTPDLLTFTPALLTDAAAAGQVDPADFPDEVPLTQGLTLPLSYAFAPGTPADGVTVDVPLAVLDAVAEQTSGESLAFTVPGLRAELVTALLRTLPKQLRRTLVPIPDRVREVLPHVAPTEPLLPALERELRRAAGVVVPPDAWAPDQVPDHLRATFRVVGEDARVLASGKDLPALRRQVAPQARASLAAAASDLERTGQTAWTFGTLPRTVDVRRGGHVVTAYPALVDEGTTVGVRVVATEAEATRLTWRGARRLLVLVAGSPTRPVVKGLSPRTRLALQFNPDGEIPALVDDCVDAVADELVAAAGGPPRDEAAFTALVQTARAQLLPLTTDTVRRVEAVLVQAREVAVAIGAAPGRRVPEAAVADLRRQMGGLLHRGFVATAGRRRLPDLVRYLRGMAHRLEKLPANAARDALWTQQVAAVTAEYEDLRARVPSTGAPDDPVARVRWMVEELRVSLFAQAVGTPRPVSEQRVHKAIDALLT, via the coding sequence GTGAGCACCCCGCCCGACGACCTGCGCGCGCGGCTGGCCGGACTCACCCTCGAGGACGCGCACCGGCTCCGCCGCCGGCTCGACGGCACCCGCACCACCCGGGACGTGCAGGCACGGGCCGGGCAGCGGGCGCGCATCGCCGCCGACGTCGCCGCAGCCGAGGAGCGGATCGCCCGGCGTCGGGCCGCCGTCCCCGTGCTGCGCTACCCCGCCGACCTGCCGGTCAGCGCCCGGCGCGACGACATCGCCGCCGCGCTCCGCGACGCCCAGGTGGTCGTGGTCGCCGGTGAGACCGGCTCGGGCAAGACCACCCAGCTGCCCAAGATCGCCCTCGAGCTCGGCCGCGGGGTGCGGGGCCGGATCGGGCACACCCAGCCGCGGCGGATCGCCGCCCGCACCGTCGCGGAGCGGATCGCCGAGGAGCTGGACACGCCGCTGGGCGACGTCGTCGGGTGGAAGGTGCGCTTCACCGACCAGGTGTCGGACACCACGCTGGTCAAGGTCATGACCGACGGCGTGCTGCTCGCCGAGATCGGCCGCGACCGGCTGCTGCGCCAGTACGACACGCTGATCATCGACGAGGCGCACGAGCGCAGCCTCAACATCGACTTCCTGCTCGGCTACCTGGCCCAGCTGCTGCCGCGGCGCCCCGACCTCAAGGTGGTCATCACCTCGGCGACGATCGACGTCGACCGGGTGGCCAAGCACTTCGGCAACGCCCCGGTCGTGGAGGTCAGCGGCCGCACGTACCCGGTGGAGGTCCGCTACCGGCCGGTGGTGGACCCGGACGACCCGGACTCCGACCCGGACCGCGACCAGGTCACCGCCATCGCCGACGCCGTCGACGAGCTGGCCGCCGAGGGGCCGGGCGACGTCCTGGTGTTCCTCGCCGGCGAGCGGGAGATCCGCGACACCGCCGATGTCCTGACCGAGCGCTTCCCGTCGGTCGAGGTGCTGCCGCTCTACTCCCGCCTCTCGGCCGCTGACCAGCACCGGGTGTTCGCCCGGCACACCGGGCGGCGCGTGGTGCTGGCCACCAACGTCGCCGAGACCTCGCTGACCGTGCCGGGCATCCGCTACGTCGTCGACCCCGGCACCGCGCGCATCTCCCGGTACAGCTCCCGGCTCAAGGTGCAGCGGCTGCCGATCGAGCCGGTCAGCCAGGCCTCGGCCCGGCAGCGCTCCGGCCGCTGCGGGCGCACCTCCGACGGCATCGCGATCCGGCTCTACAGCGAGGAGGACTTCGACGGCCGGCCGGAGTACACCGACCCGGAGATCCTGCGCACCAACCTCGCCTCGGTGCTGCTGCAGATGGCCGCCCTCGACCTGGGCGACGTCGCGGACTTCCCGTTCATCGACCCGCCGGACCGCCGCGCGGTGGCCGACGGCGTGGCCCTGCTCGAGGAGCTCGGCGCCCTGGACGGGGCCGGCGCGCTGACCCCCACCGGTCGGGCGCTGGCCGCCCTGCCGCTGGACCCGCGGATGGCCCGCATGGTGGTCGAGGCCGACCGGCGCGGCGTGCTGGAGGAGGTGCTGGTCATCGCCGCCGGGCTGACCATCCAGGACCCCCGCGAGCGCCCCACCGACCACCAGCAGGCCGCCGACGAGATGCACGCCCGCTTCGCCCACGAGCACTCCGACTTCCTGGCGCTGCTCGACCTGTGGCGGTACCTGGGCGATCAGCAGGAGGCGCTGTCCGGCAGCGCCTTCCGCCGCACGCTCAAGCGGGAGTTCCTGCACTACCTGCGCATCCGCGAGTGGCAGGACCTGCACGGCCAGCTGCGCAGCACCGCCCGCCGGCTCGGCATGACCACCGGTGAGCCCGCCGCCGAGCCCGACGAGCGCGGCATCCACACCGCCCTGCTGGCCGGGCTGCTGTCCCACGTCGGCGTCCAGCTGGACGACGGGAAGGGCCAACACCGCGACAGAGGCCCGCGAGGGCGCGGTGGGCGGGAGTACCTCGGGGCGCGCAACGCCCGCTTCGTCATCGCCCCGGGCACCCCGCTGGCGAAGAAGCCGCCGCGCTGGGTGGTCGCCGCCGAGCTGGTCGAGACCAGCCGGCTGTTCGCCCGCACCGTCGCCCGCGTCGACCCCGAGACCGTCGAGCGGCTGGCCGGCCACCTGGTCCACCGGCAGCACTCCGAGCCGCGCTGGGACGCCAAGCGAGGCTCCGTCGTCGCCACCGAGCGGGTCACCCTCTACGGCATCCCGCTGGTCGTCGACCGGCGCGTGCAGTACGGCTCGATCGACCCGGTCGTGTCCCGGGAGCTGTTCATCCGGCACGCCCTGGTGCAGGGGGAGTGGACGACGCACCACCGCTTCTGGCACGACAACACCGAGGCGCTGCGCCGCGTTGCCGAGCTGGAGGAGCGGGCTCGCCGCCGCGACATCCGGGTGGACGACGAGACGCTGTTCGAGCTCTACGACGCCCGCGTCCCCGCCGACGTCGTCTCCACCCGGCACTTCGACCGGTGGTGGAAGTCCGCCCGCCGGCAGACCCCGGACCTGCTGACCTTCACCCCGGCGCTGCTGACCGACGCGGCGGCGGCCGGGCAGGTGGACCCGGCGGACTTCCCCGACGAGGTGCCGCTGACGCAGGGCCTGACCCTGCCGCTGTCCTACGCGTTCGCCCCGGGCACCCCGGCCGACGGCGTCACCGTCGACGTCCCGCTGGCGGTGCTGGACGCCGTCGCCGAGCAGACCTCCGGGGAGTCCCTGGCCTTCACCGTCCCGGGGCTGCGCGCGGAGCTGGTCACCGCACTGCTGCGCACCCTGCCCAAGCAGCTGCGCCGCACGCTGGTCCCCATCCCCGACCGGGTGCGCGAGGTGCTGCCGCACGTCGCGCCGACCGAGCCGCTGCTGCCGGCCCTGGAGCGCGAGCTGCGCCGCGCCGCCGGCGTCGTCGTCCCGCCGGACGCCTGGGCGCCGGACCAGGTGCCCGACCACCTGCGGGCGACCTTCCGGGTCGTCGGCGAGGACGCCCGGGTGCTCGCGTCGGGCAAGGACCTCCCCGCGCTGCGCCGCCAGGTCGCCCCGCAGGCCCGCGCCAGCCTGGCCGCTGCCGCCTCCGACCTGGAGCGCACCGGCCAGACCGCCTGGACGTTCGGCACGCTGCCGCGCACCGTCGACGTGCGCCGCGGCGGTCACGTGGTCACCGCGTACCCCGCCCTGGTCGACGAGGGGACGACGGTCGGCGTCCGCGTGGTCGCCACCGAGGCGGAGGCGACCCGGCTGACCTGGCGCGGGGCCCGCCGGCTGCTCGTGCTCGTCGCCGGCTCACCGACCCGCCCGGTGGTCAAGGGCCTGTCGCCGCGGACCCGGCTGGCCCTGCAGTTCAACCCGGACGGCGAGATCCCCGCGCTGGTCGACGACTGCGTGGACGCCGTCGCCGACGAGCTGGTCGCCGCCGCCGGCGGGCCACCGCGGGACGAGGCCGCGTTCACCGCGCTGGTGCAGACCGCCAGGGCCCAGCTGCTGCCGCTGACCACCGACACGGTGCGGCGGGTCGAGGCGGTGCTCGTGCAGGCGCGCGAGGTCGCCGTCGCGATCGGCGCGGCACCGGGACGACGGGTGCCCGAGGCGGCGGTCGCCGACCTGCGCCGGCAGATGGGCGGGCTGCTGCACCGCGGGTTCGTCGCCACGGCCGGACGCCGCCGCCTGCCCGACCTGGTCCGTTACCTCCGGGGGATGGCCCACCGGCTGGAGAAGCTGCCGGCCAACGCGGCGCGCGACGCGCTGTGGACGCAGCAGGTCGCCGCGGTGACCGCCGAGTACGAGGACCTGCGCGCGCGGGTCCCGTCGACCGGGGCGCCCGACGACCCGGTCGCCCGGGTGCGGTGGATGGTCGAGGAGCTGCGGGTCAGCCTGTTCGCGCAGGCCGTGGGCACCCCGCGGCCGGTGTCGGAGCAGCGGGTCCACAAGGCGATCGACGCGCTGCTGACCTGA
- a CDS encoding MarR family winged helix-turn-helix transcriptional regulator, whose product MPSSAVPGPAAPGDDRLTDLHTLGEQLPRFIRLVHALKSSRTADGRDRAALTLLFPLERVGPLRQGALAELVHADPSTVSRHVAALIEQGLVRRVADETDGRASRLVVTDAGRRAMAQVRAEREAHLARATAGWTAADLSTLARLFGRLLDDLTAALPTDQHTAPVPASPREKP is encoded by the coding sequence GTGCCGTCCTCCGCCGTGCCGGGCCCCGCCGCGCCGGGTGACGACCGGCTCACCGACCTGCACACCCTCGGCGAGCAGCTGCCGCGCTTCATCCGGCTGGTGCACGCGCTCAAGAGCAGCCGGACCGCCGACGGGCGCGACCGTGCGGCCCTGACGCTGCTGTTCCCGCTCGAGCGGGTGGGGCCGCTGCGCCAGGGCGCGCTCGCCGAGCTGGTGCACGCCGACCCCTCCACGGTCAGCCGGCACGTGGCGGCGCTCATCGAGCAGGGCCTGGTCCGCCGGGTCGCCGACGAGACCGACGGCCGGGCCAGCCGGCTGGTCGTCACCGACGCCGGCCGGCGGGCCATGGCGCAGGTCCGCGCCGAGCGCGAGGCGCACCTGGCCCGCGCCACCGCCGGCTGGACGGCCGCGGACCTGAGCACCCTGGCCCGCCTGTTCGGTCGCCTGCTCGACGACCTCACCGCCGCCCTCCCCACCGACCAGCACACCGCGCCCGTCCCCGCGTCCCCCAGAGAGAAGCCATGA
- a CDS encoding MDR family MFS transporter, with translation MSHSTSTPEVGREDAAAGARRPDEDGVFSHRQILTIVAGLMVAMFLAALDQTIVSTAIRTIADDLQGYDLQVWATTAFLITSTISTPLYGKLSDIYGRRPFYLFAIAVFVVGSVLCGLADSMYQLAAYRAVQGIGAGGLMSLALAIIGDIVPPRQRSRYQGYFMAVFGMSSVLGPVIGGFFAGQGSLFGLDGWRWIFLVNVPLGALAFAAVYRVLHLPHQRREHRVDWPGALALVTFVVPLLVIAEQGRLWGWASGRALLCYAVGAVGLVLFVTIERAYGAEALLPLRLFRNRSFTVATMGSVVVGAAMFGGLLLLPQYLQIVQGSSATVAGLQMIPLVLGIMIGAMSSGLTISRTGRYRVFPLLGTTLMTGALLSLSFVVGAETSVWTLVPFMVALGIGLGFNFQPAVLAVQNAVPPREMGVATSSVTFFRQMGATVGTAALLSVLFSRLPVEIEESVATAAATDPRVAQAAEDGQLPAGAALSDTSFIQELPEFLALPFKVGFSDSIDLVFLIAAGAAAVGFLVFLFLPQLELSDKSGIQAAREADEQTAGAPEAEDPEEQVRQAVGAAAPTSTAPPAGRPGDAATH, from the coding sequence ATGAGCCACAGCACCAGCACCCCCGAGGTCGGCCGGGAGGACGCCGCGGCCGGGGCCCGCCGACCCGACGAGGACGGCGTCTTCAGCCACCGGCAGATCCTCACGATCGTCGCCGGGCTGATGGTCGCGATGTTCCTCGCGGCCCTCGACCAGACCATCGTGTCCACGGCGATCCGCACCATCGCCGACGACCTGCAGGGCTACGACCTGCAGGTCTGGGCGACCACGGCCTTCCTCATCACCTCGACGATCTCCACCCCGCTGTACGGGAAGCTGTCCGACATCTACGGGCGCCGGCCGTTCTACCTGTTCGCCATCGCCGTGTTCGTCGTCGGCTCGGTGCTGTGCGGCCTGGCCGACTCGATGTACCAGCTGGCCGCCTACCGGGCGGTGCAGGGCATCGGCGCCGGCGGGCTGATGTCCCTGGCGCTGGCGATCATCGGCGACATCGTGCCGCCGCGGCAGCGCTCCCGGTACCAGGGCTACTTCATGGCCGTCTTCGGCATGTCCAGCGTGCTGGGCCCGGTCATCGGCGGGTTCTTCGCCGGCCAGGGCTCCCTGTTCGGCCTGGACGGCTGGCGGTGGATCTTCCTGGTCAACGTGCCGCTCGGTGCGCTGGCCTTCGCCGCCGTCTACCGGGTGCTGCACCTGCCGCACCAGCGCCGCGAGCACCGCGTCGACTGGCCCGGTGCGCTGGCGCTGGTCACCTTCGTGGTGCCGCTGCTGGTCATCGCCGAGCAGGGCCGGCTGTGGGGCTGGGCGTCGGGGCGCGCGCTGCTCTGCTACGCCGTCGGCGCCGTCGGCCTCGTGCTGTTCGTGACGATCGAGCGGGCCTACGGCGCGGAGGCGCTGCTGCCGCTGCGGTTGTTCCGCAACCGCAGCTTCACCGTCGCCACGATGGGCAGCGTGGTCGTGGGCGCGGCGATGTTCGGTGGCCTGCTGCTGCTCCCCCAGTACCTGCAGATCGTCCAGGGCTCCAGCGCCACCGTCGCCGGGCTGCAGATGATCCCGCTGGTCCTCGGCATCATGATCGGCGCGATGAGCTCGGGCCTCACCATCTCCCGGACCGGCCGGTACCGCGTCTTCCCGCTGCTCGGCACCACGCTGATGACCGGGGCGCTGCTGTCGCTGTCCTTCGTCGTCGGCGCGGAGACCTCGGTCTGGACGCTCGTGCCGTTCATGGTCGCGCTCGGCATCGGGCTCGGCTTCAACTTCCAGCCCGCCGTGCTCGCCGTGCAGAACGCCGTCCCCCCGCGGGAGATGGGCGTGGCCACCTCCTCGGTGACCTTCTTCCGCCAGATGGGCGCCACGGTCGGCACCGCCGCGCTGCTCTCGGTGCTGTTCAGCCGGCTGCCGGTGGAGATCGAGGAGTCCGTCGCCACGGCGGCCGCCACGGACCCGCGGGTGGCCCAGGCCGCGGAGGATGGTCAGCTGCCGGCCGGGGCGGCCCTGTCGGACACCTCGTTCATCCAGGAGCTGCCCGAGTTCCTGGCGCTGCCGTTCAAGGTCGGTTTCTCCGACTCGATCGACCTGGTGTTCCTGATCGCCGCGGGTGCCGCGGCGGTCGGGTTCCTGGTGTTCCTCTTCCTGCCGCAGCTGGAGCTGTCGGACAAGTCCGGCATCCAGGCGGCGCGGGAGGCCGACGAGCAGACCGCCGGCGCCCCGGAGGCCGAGGACCCCGAGGAGCAGGTGCGCCAGGCGGTCGGCGCCGCGGCCCCGACGTCCACCGCGCCCCCGGCCGGCCGCCCCGGCGACGCCGCGACCCACTGA